Proteins from a single region of Streptococcus oralis:
- a CDS encoding 3-deoxy-7-phosphoheptulonate synthase, translated as MVFKAKSPKINIEEVRALSKLEGAALARKNQRDQELEAIIRGEDQRILLVIGPCSSDNEEAVLEYAKRLSALQEEVKDRIFMVMRVYTAKPRTNGDGYKGLIHQPNATEAPSLINGIKAVRQLHYRVITETGMTTADEMLYPENLPLVDDLISYMAVGARSVEDQQHRFVASGADFSTGFKNPTSGNLNVMFNGIYAAQNKQSFLFLGKEVETTGNPLSHAILRGALNEYGKNIPNYYYDNLMDTIDQYEKMGLENPFIIIDTNHDNSGKQYMDQIRIVRQTLINRDWNEKIKKYVRGFMIESYLEDGRQNEPEVFGKSITDPCLGWDNTEALVREIYQTLGE; from the coding sequence ATGGTATTTAAAGCTAAAAGTCCTAAAATTAACATTGAAGAAGTTCGCGCCTTGTCTAAATTAGAGGGAGCGGCTCTTGCGAGAAAAAATCAACGTGATCAGGAATTGGAAGCCATCATTCGTGGGGAAGACCAGCGTATTCTCTTGGTGATTGGACCATGTTCATCTGATAATGAAGAGGCGGTTCTCGAGTATGCCAAGCGTCTATCTGCTTTGCAAGAAGAGGTCAAAGACCGTATTTTTATGGTTATGCGTGTCTATACAGCTAAACCTCGTACCAATGGGGACGGCTATAAGGGCTTGATTCATCAACCAAATGCGACAGAAGCTCCTAGCTTGATCAATGGGATCAAGGCTGTTCGTCAGCTCCACTACCGTGTGATTACCGAGACGGGAATGACAACAGCGGATGAGATGCTTTATCCTGAAAATCTTCCGCTGGTGGATGATTTGATTTCTTATATGGCTGTTGGAGCCCGTTCTGTAGAGGATCAACAGCACCGTTTTGTAGCGAGTGGAGCAGACTTTTCAACAGGATTTAAAAATCCAACATCTGGAAATCTTAATGTTATGTTTAACGGGATTTACGCAGCGCAAAATAAACAGAGTTTCCTTTTCCTCGGTAAAGAGGTGGAAACAACGGGGAATCCATTGTCCCACGCCATTCTTCGCGGTGCCTTGAATGAATACGGGAAAAATATTCCCAACTACTACTATGACAATTTGATGGATACCATTGATCAGTATGAAAAGATGGGCTTGGAAAATCCCTTTATCATCATCGATACCAATCATGACAATTCAGGCAAGCAGTACATGGATCAAATCCGTATCGTTCGTCAGACCTTGATTAACCGTGACTGGAATGAGAAAATCAAGAAATACGTTCGTGGTTTTATGATTGAGTCCTATCTGGAAGATGGACGTCAAAATGAGCCAGAAGTTTTTGGCAAGTCTATCACGGATCCTTGTCTAGGATGGGACAACACAGAAGCACTTGTTCGCGAAATTTACCAAACGCTAGGAGAGTAA
- a CDS encoding acetylxylan esterase yields MKNPALLEEIKTYKGRDEIPEDFDAFWDEEVKKVSSLPTYQLEERDFHIPQVKCYELTFEGTNEGKVYARVVLPKSEGKVPLIFHFHGYMGRGWDWADMLAYTVAGYGVVSMDVRGQSGYSQDGLRSPLGNTVKGHIIRGAVEGREQLFYKDVYLDIYQLVEIVASLPQVDEKRLSSYGASQGGALALVAAALNPRIQKTVAIYPFLSDFRRVLEIGNTSEAYDELFRYFKFHDPFHETEEEIMATLAYIDVKNLAHRIQGEVKMITGLDDDVCYPITQFAIYNRLTCNKAYRIMPEYAHEAMNVFVNDQVYNWLCGSEIPFKYVR; encoded by the coding sequence ATGAAAAATCCAGCTTTGTTAGAAGAAATCAAGACTTATAAAGGACGGGATGAGATTCCAGAAGACTTTGATGCTTTCTGGGATGAAGAGGTCAAAAAAGTTTCATCTCTTCCAACCTACCAGTTGGAGGAAAGAGATTTCCACATTCCCCAAGTCAAGTGCTATGAGCTCACTTTTGAAGGAACCAATGAAGGCAAGGTCTATGCGCGTGTCGTCCTTCCAAAGAGTGAAGGTAAAGTTCCGTTAATCTTCCACTTTCATGGCTATATGGGACGTGGTTGGGACTGGGCCGACATGCTAGCCTATACTGTAGCTGGTTACGGTGTTGTTTCCATGGACGTTCGAGGTCAGTCGGGCTATTCGCAAGACGGCTTGCGCTCTCCACTAGGAAATACGGTGAAGGGGCATATCATCCGTGGTGCTGTGGAAGGTCGGGAACAGCTCTTTTATAAGGATGTTTATCTGGATATATACCAGTTAGTTGAAATTGTTGCTAGTCTGCCTCAGGTGGATGAGAAAAGACTTTCTAGCTATGGTGCCTCACAAGGTGGGGCTTTAGCCCTGGTTGCAGCAGCGCTCAATCCTCGGATTCAGAAAACAGTTGCCATCTATCCCTTCTTGTCAGACTTTAGACGAGTACTTGAGATTGGCAATACCAGTGAGGCCTATGATGAACTCTTCCGTTATTTCAAGTTCCACGATCCCTTCCATGAAACAGAGGAGGAAATCATGGCGACCCTTGCCTATATCGATGTGAAAAATCTTGCCCATCGCATTCAAGGTGAGGTCAAGATGATTACAGGCTTGGACGACGATGTTTGCTATCCTATTACCCAGTTTGCGATTTACAACCGCCTAACTTGCAACAAGGCCTATCGCATCATGCCAGAGTATGCCCACGAAGCCATGAATGTTTTTGTCAATGACCAAGTCTATAACTGGCTCTGTGGCAGTGAGATTCCTTTTAAGTACGTAAGATAA
- the acpS gene encoding holo-ACP synthase, translating to MIVGHGIDIEELASIENAVTRRECFAKRVLTPKEMERFASLKGRRQIEYLAGRWSAKEAFSKAMGTGIGKLTFQDLEVLNNERGAPYFSQAPFSGKIWLSISHTDQFVTASVILEENHES from the coding sequence ATGATAGTTGGACACGGAATTGACATCGAAGAATTGGCTTCGATAGAAAACGCAGTTACACGACGTGAGTGCTTTGCTAAGCGCGTGCTGACCCCTAAAGAAATGGAGCGTTTTGCTAGTCTCAAAGGGCGCAGACAGATCGAATACTTGGCAGGTCGCTGGTCGGCTAAGGAGGCCTTTTCCAAGGCTATGGGAACTGGTATTGGCAAACTGACCTTTCAGGATTTGGAAGTTTTGAACAATGAACGCGGGGCTCCCTATTTTAGTCAGGCACCATTTTCAGGGAAAATTTGGCTATCTATCAGCCATACAGATCAGTTTGTGACAGCCAGTGTTATTTTGGAGGAAAATCATGAAAGCTAG
- the secA gene encoding preprotein translocase subunit SecA: protein MANILKTIIENDKGELRRLEKMADKVLNYESQMAAMSDEELKAKTDEFKERYNKGESLDSLLYEAFAVVREAAKRVLGLFPYKVQVMGGIVLHHGDVPEMRTGEGKTLTATMPVYLNALAGKGVHVVTVNEYLTERDATEMGELYSWLGLSVGINLAAKSPMEKKEAYLCDITYSTNSEIGFDYLRDNMVVRAENMVQRPLNYALVDEVDSILIDEARTPLIVSGANAVETSQLYHMADHFVKSLDKDDYIIDVQSKTIGLSDSGIDKAESYFKLENLYDIENVALTHFIDNALRANYIMILDIDYVVSEEQEILIVDQFTGRTMEGRRYSDGLHQAIEAKEGVPIQDETKTSASITYQNLFRMYKKLAGMTGTGKTEEEEFREIYNIRVIPIPTNRPIQRIDHSDLLYASLDAKFKAVVEDVKARYQKGQPVLVGTVAVETSDFLSKKLVAAGVPHEVLNAKNHYREAQIIMNAGQRGAVTIATNMAGRGTDIKLGEGVRELGGLCVIGTERHESRRIDNQLRGRSGRQGDPGESQFYLSLEDDLMKRFGSERLKGVFERLNMSDEAIESRMLTRQVEAAQKRVEGNNYDTRKQVLQYDDVMREQREIIYAQRYDVITADRDLAPEIHAMIRRTIGRIVDAHARSKEDEKLEAILNFAKYNLLPEDSISRSDLAGLSDQAIKDELFQRALKVYDSQVAKLRDEDAVKEFQKVLILRVVDNKWTDHIDALDQLRNAVGLRGYAQNNPVVEYQAEGFRMFNDMIGSIEFDVTRLMMKAQIHEQERPQTEHNISTTATRNIAAQQASLPEDLDLSQIGRNDQCPCGSGKKFKNCHGKRQ, encoded by the coding sequence ATGGCTAATATTTTAAAAACGATTATTGAAAATGATAAAGGAGAACTTCGTCGTCTGGAAAAGATGGCTGATAAGGTTCTTAATTATGAGAGCCAAATGGCTGCGATGTCAGACGAAGAACTAAAAGCGAAAACTGACGAATTTAAAGAACGATACAATAAGGGTGAATCACTTGATTCATTGCTCTATGAGGCTTTTGCGGTAGTTCGTGAAGCTGCAAAACGTGTCCTTGGGCTTTTCCCTTATAAGGTTCAGGTCATGGGTGGGATTGTTCTTCACCATGGTGACGTTCCAGAGATGCGTACCGGTGAAGGGAAGACCTTGACAGCGACCATGCCAGTGTACCTCAATGCCCTTGCAGGTAAAGGGGTTCACGTAGTTACAGTCAACGAATACCTAACAGAACGTGACGCGACTGAAATGGGTGAATTGTACTCATGGCTCGGTCTGTCAGTAGGGATTAACTTGGCAGCTAAATCTCCAATGGAGAAAAAAGAGGCTTACCTTTGTGATATTACCTACTCAACAAACTCAGAGATTGGTTTCGACTACCTTCGTGATAACATGGTCGTTCGTGCAGAAAACATGGTGCAACGTCCACTCAATTATGCCTTGGTCGATGAGGTTGACTCAATTTTGATCGACGAAGCTCGTACACCATTGATCGTTTCAGGTGCCAACGCAGTTGAAACAAGCCAACTCTACCATATGGCGGACCACTTCGTGAAATCTTTGGACAAGGACGACTATATCATTGACGTTCAGTCTAAGACGATCGGTTTGTCAGATTCTGGTATCGACAAGGCTGAAAGCTACTTCAAACTAGAAAATCTCTATGACATTGAAAATGTAGCTCTTACTCACTTTATCGACAATGCCCTCCGTGCTAACTATATCATGATTCTCGATATCGACTATGTGGTTAGTGAAGAACAAGAAATCTTGATTGTCGACCAATTTACAGGTCGTACCATGGAAGGTCGTCGTTACTCGGATGGTTTGCACCAAGCGATTGAAGCAAAAGAAGGTGTGCCAATCCAAGACGAGACCAAGACTTCAGCTTCTATTACCTATCAAAACCTCTTCCGTATGTATAAGAAATTGGCAGGTATGACAGGTACTGGTAAAACAGAAGAAGAAGAATTCCGCGAAATTTACAACATTCGTGTTATCCCAATCCCAACTAACCGTCCAATTCAACGTATCGACCACTCAGACCTTCTCTATGCAAGCCTTGATGCGAAATTTAAGGCTGTGGTTGAAGATGTAAAAGCTCGTTATCAAAAAGGTCAGCCGGTCTTGGTAGGTACAGTTGCCGTTGAAACGAGTGACTTCCTTTCTAAGAAATTGGTAGCAGCAGGTGTTCCTCACGAAGTCTTGAATGCGAAGAACCACTACAGAGAAGCGCAAATCATCATGAACGCTGGTCAACGTGGCGCCGTTACCATCGCAACCAACATGGCCGGTCGTGGTACCGACATCAAGCTTGGTGAAGGGGTTCGTGAACTTGGTGGACTTTGCGTCATTGGTACAGAACGCCACGAAAGTCGCCGTATTGATAACCAGCTTCGTGGACGTTCAGGGCGTCAAGGAGACCCAGGTGAGTCACAATTCTACTTGTCTCTTGAAGATGATTTGATGAAACGTTTCGGTTCAGAACGTTTGAAAGGTGTCTTTGAACGACTCAACATGTCTGATGAAGCCATTGAATCTCGCATGTTAACGCGTCAAGTTGAAGCAGCTCAAAAACGTGTCGAAGGAAACAACTACGACACTCGTAAACAAGTCCTTCAATACGATGATGTTATGCGTGAACAACGTGAGATTATCTATGCGCAACGCTATGATGTCATTACTGCAGATCGTGACTTGGCACCAGAAATCCATGCTATGATTCGTCGTACCATTGGACGTATCGTGGATGCACATGCACGTTCTAAGGAAGATGAAAAATTAGAAGCAATCTTGAACTTTGCTAAGTATAACTTACTTCCAGAAGATTCAATTAGCCGTTCAGATCTTGCAGGTCTGTCAGACCAAGCTATCAAAGATGAACTTTTCCAACGTGCCTTGAAAGTCTATGATAGCCAAGTTGCTAAGCTTCGTGACGAAGATGCAGTGAAAGAATTCCAAAAAGTCTTGATTCTACGTGTTGTAGACAACAAGTGGACAGACCATATTGATGCTCTTGACCAGTTGCGAAATGCTGTTGGTCTTCGTGGATATGCCCAAAACAACCCTGTTGTAGAATATCAAGCAGAAGGTTTCCGCATGTTTAACGACATGATTGGATCGATTGAATTCGATGTGACCCGCTTGATGATGAAAGCACAAATCCATGAACAAGAACGTCCGCAAACTGAACACAATATCAGTACAACTGCGACTCGTAATATCGCAGCGCAGCAGGCAAGCCTTCCTGAAGATTTGGACTTGAGCCAAATCGGACGAAACGACCAATGCCCATGTGGATCAGGTAAGAAATTTAAGAACTGTCATGGTAAGAGACAATAA
- the recG gene encoding ATP-dependent DNA helicase RecG → MNLHQPLHVLPGVGPKSAEKYAKLGIENLQDLLLYFPFRYEDFKTKQVLDLEDGEKAVLSGQVVTPASVQYYGFKRNRLRFSLKQGEVVFAVNFFNQPYLADKIELGATLAVFGKWDRAKASLTGMKVLAQVEDDLQPVYRLAQGISQASLVKVIKTAFDQGLDLLIEENLPQSLLDKYKLMSRCQAVRAMHFPKDLAEYKQALRRIKFEELFYFQMQLQTLKSENRVQGSGLVLNWSQEKVTAVKENLPFALTQAQEKSLQEILADMQSDHHMNRLLQGDVGSGKTVVAGLAMFAAVTAGYQAALMVPTEILAEQHFESLQNLFPDLKLALLTGSLKAAEKREVLETIAKGEADFIIGTHALIQDGVDYARLGLIIIDEQHRFGVGQRRILREKGDNPDVLMMTATPIPRTLAITAFGDMDVSIIDQMPAGRKPIVTRWIKHEQLPQVLTWLEGEIQKGSQAYVISPLIEESEALDLKNAIALSEELTAHFAGKAGVALLHGKMKSDEKDQIMQDFKERKTDILVSTTVIEVGVNVPNATVMIIMDADRFGLSQLHQLRGRVGRGDKQSYAVLVANPKTDSGKDRMRIMTETTNGFVLAEEDLKMRGSGEIFGTRQSGLPEFQVADIIEDFTILEEARKVASYISSIEGWQEDPEWRMIALHLEKREHLD, encoded by the coding sequence ATGAATCTACATCAACCCTTGCATGTCTTACCTGGCGTGGGGCCAAAGTCAGCAGAGAAATATGCCAAACTAGGAATTGAAAACTTGCAAGACCTCTTGCTCTACTTTCCTTTCCGTTATGAAGACTTTAAGACCAAGCAGGTGCTAGATCTGGAAGATGGGGAAAAGGCGGTTCTGTCTGGTCAAGTTGTGACTCCTGCCAGTGTCCAGTATTATGGTTTCAAGCGCAATCGCCTGCGTTTTAGTCTCAAGCAGGGAGAAGTTGTTTTTGCGGTGAATTTTTTTAACCAACCTTATCTGGCTGATAAGATAGAGTTGGGTGCAACTCTTGCTGTCTTTGGGAAATGGGACCGTGCCAAGGCCAGTTTGACTGGGATGAAGGTTCTAGCTCAAGTGGAAGATGACCTCCAGCCGGTCTATCGTCTGGCTCAGGGAATCAGTCAGGCCAGTCTGGTCAAGGTCATTAAGACAGCCTTTGATCAGGGATTGGACCTTTTGATTGAGGAAAATCTGCCTCAGTCTTTGCTGGACAAATACAAACTCATGTCCCGTTGCCAGGCTGTCCGTGCCATGCATTTTCCTAAGGATTTAGCAGAATACAAGCAGGCCCTTCGCCGGATCAAGTTTGAGGAACTCTTTTATTTTCAAATGCAGTTGCAGACGCTCAAGTCTGAAAATAGAGTTCAGGGAAGCGGTCTGGTTCTGAATTGGTCTCAGGAAAAAGTGACAGCCGTTAAAGAAAATCTGCCTTTCGCCCTGACTCAAGCTCAGGAAAAGAGTTTGCAGGAAATTTTGGCCGACATGCAGTCCGACCACCACATGAATCGTCTCCTGCAAGGAGATGTGGGGAGCGGAAAAACGGTGGTTGCTGGTTTGGCCATGTTTGCGGCGGTGACGGCTGGCTACCAGGCAGCTCTTATGGTGCCAACAGAAATCCTAGCAGAGCAACACTTTGAGAGTTTACAGAACCTTTTTCCAGACTTGAAACTCGCTCTCTTGACAGGTTCCTTAAAAGCTGCAGAAAAAAGAGAAGTTTTAGAGACCATTGCCAAGGGTGAGGCTGACTTTATTATCGGAACCCACGCTCTGATACAGGATGGGGTTGATTATGCTCGTCTTGGTTTGATTATCATCGATGAGCAGCACCGTTTTGGTGTGGGCCAAAGGCGTATTTTACGGGAAAAAGGGGACAATCCTGACGTTCTCATGATGACGGCAACGCCCATTCCACGAACCTTGGCTATCACAGCCTTTGGCGATATGGATGTTTCTATTATTGACCAGATGCCAGCAGGGCGGAAGCCGATTGTGACGCGCTGGATCAAACATGAGCAACTGCCTCAGGTCTTGACTTGGTTAGAGGGAGAAATTCAAAAAGGTTCGCAAGCCTATGTCATCTCTCCCTTGATTGAAGAGTCTGAAGCTCTGGATCTGAAAAATGCCATTGCCTTATCTGAGGAGTTGACGGCTCATTTTGCTGGCAAGGCAGGAGTAGCCCTCCTACATGGCAAGATGAAGAGTGATGAAAAAGACCAGATCATGCAGGATTTCAAAGAGCGAAAAACAGATATTCTAGTTTCGACAACTGTTATCGAGGTTGGGGTCAATGTCCCTAATGCGACCGTCATGATTATCATGGATGCCGATCGGTTCGGTCTCAGCCAGCTTCACCAGCTCAGAGGTCGTGTTGGTCGGGGTGACAAGCAGTCCTACGCTGTTCTTGTAGCTAATCCCAAGACGGATTCTGGGAAGGACCGCATGCGTATCATGACAGAAACCACCAATGGATTTGTCCTTGCGGAGGAAGATTTGAAAATGCGTGGTTCTGGAGAGATTTTTGGAACCAGACAGTCAGGACTGCCAGAGTTTCAAGTGGCGGATATTATCGAAGATTTTACGATTTTAGAAGAAGCCAGAAAGGTTGCCAGCTACATTAGTTCGATAGAAGGTTGGCAAGAGGATCCGGAGTGGCGCATGATTGCTCTCCATCTAGAAAAGAGAGAACATCTGGATTAA
- a CDS encoding 3-deoxy-7-phosphoheptulonate synthase, with translation MAFIEKGQEIDIEAIKAATQLSPEALRKKEARDRELAAIISGEDDRILLVMGPCSSDNEEAVLEYARRLADLQKKVADKIFIVMRVYTAKPRTNGDGYKGMIHQPNTSEAPSLINGLQAVRQLHYRVITETGLTTADEMLYPSNLVLVDDLVSYHAVGARSVEDQEHRFVASGIDAPVGMKNPTSGNLGVMFNAIYAAQNKQTFLYHGQEVETSGNPLAHVILRGAMNEYGKNEPNFYYETLLNAINRYETMGLENPFIIIDTNHDNSGKQYMEQIRIVRQALLNRDWNEKIKKTVRGFMIESYLADGRQNQPEVFGCSITDPCLGWENTVALVEEIYTTLTK, from the coding sequence ATGGCATTTATCGAAAAAGGTCAAGAAATTGATATTGAAGCAATCAAGGCTGCGACCCAGTTGTCACCTGAAGCCTTGCGAAAGAAAGAAGCCCGCGATAGAGAGTTAGCAGCTATCATCTCGGGTGAGGATGATCGAATCCTTTTGGTGATGGGGCCTTGCTCTTCTGACAATGAAGAAGCAGTACTCGAATATGCTCGTCGCTTAGCAGACTTGCAGAAAAAAGTTGCGGATAAAATCTTTATCGTGATGCGTGTCTATACGGCTAAACCTCGTACCAATGGAGATGGCTATAAGGGAATGATTCATCAACCAAATACCAGCGAAGCGCCTAGTCTCATCAATGGTTTGCAGGCTGTTCGTCAGCTACACTACCGAGTGATTACCGAGACGGGCTTGACGACAGCTGATGAGATGCTTTATCCGTCAAATCTCGTTTTGGTTGATGATCTGGTCAGCTACCATGCTGTAGGGGCTCGTTCAGTGGAAGACCAGGAACACCGCTTTGTAGCCTCTGGGATTGATGCTCCGGTTGGGATGAAAAATCCAACATCTGGAAATCTTGGGGTCATGTTTAATGCCATCTATGCGGCTCAAAACAAGCAAACCTTCCTTTACCATGGTCAAGAAGTGGAAACTTCAGGAAATCCTTTGGCCCACGTTATTCTTCGTGGCGCCATGAACGAATATGGTAAAAATGAACCCAATTTCTACTATGAAACCCTCTTAAATGCCATCAATCGCTATGAGACTATGGGACTTGAAAATCCCTTCATTATCATCGATACCAATCATGACAATTCTGGCAAGCAGTATATGGAACAAATTCGCATTGTTCGTCAAGCCTTGCTGAATCGTGACTGGAATGAAAAGATTAAAAAGACGGTTCGAGGCTTTATGATCGAATCTTACCTAGCAGATGGTCGTCAAAACCAACCAGAAGTCTTTGGTTGCTCCATTACCGACCCTTGTCTAGGATGGGAAAATACAGTAGCTTTGGTAGAAGAAATTTATACTACCTTAACAAAATAA
- the alr gene encoding alanine racemase translates to MKASPHRPTKALIHLGAIRQNIQRMGAHIPEGTLKWAVVKANAYGHGAVAVATAIQDDVDGFCVSNIDEAIELRQAGLSKRILILGVSEIEAVALAKEYDITLTVAGLEWIQALLAREADLSGLTVHLKIDSGMGRIGFREAGEAEQAQALLQQHGARVEGIFTHFATADEESDTYFNAQLERFKAILASMKEVPELVHASNSATTLWHAETIFNAVRMGDAMYGLNPSGEVLDLPYDLTPALTLESALVHVKTVPAGACMGYGATYQADSEQVIATVPIGYADGWTRDMQNFTVLVDGQACPIVGRVSMDQITIRLPKVYPLGTKVTLIGTNGDKEITATQVATYRGTINYEVVCLLSDRIPREYY, encoded by the coding sequence ATGAAAGCTAGTCCACATAGACCAACCAAGGCTCTGATTCATCTGGGAGCTATTCGACAAAATATTCAGCGAATGGGAGCTCATATCCCTGAAGGAACGCTCAAGTGGGCAGTGGTCAAGGCCAATGCTTATGGTCATGGGGCTGTTGCCGTTGCAACGGCGATTCAAGATGATGTTGATGGATTTTGTGTTTCCAATATTGATGAAGCCATCGAACTTCGTCAGGCTGGACTCAGCAAGAGAATCCTCATTTTAGGAGTTTCTGAGATAGAAGCTGTTGCTCTAGCAAAAGAATACGACATCACCTTGACTGTGGCTGGACTGGAGTGGATTCAAGCGCTCTTAGCTAGGGAGGCAGATTTATCTGGCTTAACTGTCCACCTCAAGATTGACTCAGGGATGGGACGGATTGGTTTTAGAGAGGCCGGTGAGGCTGAGCAGGCTCAAGCCTTGCTCCAACAACACGGTGCTCGCGTTGAAGGAATTTTTACCCACTTTGCGACTGCAGATGAGGAATCAGATACCTACTTTAATGCCCAGTTAGAACGGTTTAAAGCTATTTTGGCCAGTATGAAGGAAGTTCCAGAGCTGGTTCATGCCAGCAACTCAGCAACGACACTCTGGCATGCAGAGACTATTTTCAATGCGGTTCGTATGGGAGACGCTATGTATGGTCTCAATCCAAGTGGAGAGGTCTTGGACTTGCCTTATGATTTGACACCAGCCTTGACCTTGGAGTCTGCCCTGGTTCATGTCAAGACAGTTCCAGCTGGAGCTTGCATGGGCTATGGAGCAACCTATCAGGCGGATAGCGAGCAAGTCATCGCGACCGTGCCAATCGGCTATGCGGATGGTTGGACACGAGACATGCAGAATTTCACTGTCTTGGTAGATGGTCAAGCTTGCCCAATCGTCGGACGAGTATCTATGGACCAAATCACTATTCGGCTGCCTAAGGTTTACCCACTAGGAACAAAAGTAACCCTGATCGGTACCAACGGCGACAAGGAAATCACAGCTACTCAGGTAGCGACCTACCGTGGAACCATTAACTATGAGGTGGTTTGTCTCCTCAGTGACCGTATTCCGAGAGAATATTATTAA